Proteins from one Thermobifida alba genomic window:
- a CDS encoding DEAD/DEAH box helicase, with protein sequence MSTYAARYAEFRRRQQESSPTIEDFQALYGFEFDDFQVRACKALETGHGVLVAAPTGSGKTVVGEFAVHLALRDGRKCFYTTPIKALSNQKYTDLVRRYGAEKVGLLTGDNSINGEAPVVVMTTEVLRNMLYAGSTTLSGLAYVVMDEVHYLADRFRGAVWEEVIIHLPESVQMVALSATVSNAEEFGQWLQQVRGDTSVIVDEKRPVPLWQHMMVGTRIHDLFVEPDGAGPDQPDQEEGGGRGSRKRRRNRSAAQRTVEIEVGGERLLVNPRLVRLAEEDARLSQLAYQRRHPQSRARGGGPRPRSKYAPPSRVQIVEELDREGLLPAITFIFSRAGCDDAVRQCVASGLVLTTPDEAAEIREYAERQCADIPPPDLAVLGYSDWLRALECGVAAHHAGLLPTFKEVVETLFSRGLIRAVFATETLALGINMPARTVVIEKLDKWNGETHAALTPGEYTQLTGRAGRRGIDVEGHAVVVWQPGTDPEAVAGLAGTRTYPLNSSFQPSYNMAVNLVAQVGRERGRAMLESSFAQFQADRSVVGLVRKLRRQQEALEGYAKAAEDPRGDFMEYAALRRRLSDLENAAQRNRRTARRKEAERSLRSLKPGDIIRIPAGRQSGHAVVLDPGLDKGPLPAPLVLTVNRQVKRVNANDFPIPVEPAGRLRLPKSFSARSAQSRRDLASALRSKLETLPTAPIRHRTRDGAAEDPEIAELRARIREHPCHHSEGREDRARWAERYFRLKKETDELERRIEGRSHVIARTFDRVCGVLQELDYLEGDTVTEEGRLLGRIYSELDLLAAEALRRGVWEQLTPEELAACVSALVYESRRSDDVFPRVPPGPVEEGLSVMVRLWGELHDIEHRHRVSFLREPDLGFVWPTYRWARGDRLDLILNEAGMPAGDFVRSTKQLIDLLGQIAQAAPADSGVRTTARQAADVLLRGVVAYSSVG encoded by the coding sequence ATGAGCACTTATGCCGCCCGCTACGCCGAGTTCCGCAGGCGACAGCAGGAGTCCAGCCCCACCATCGAGGACTTCCAGGCGCTGTACGGATTCGAGTTCGACGACTTCCAGGTCCGGGCCTGCAAGGCGTTGGAGACCGGCCACGGAGTGCTGGTGGCCGCGCCCACCGGTTCGGGAAAGACCGTGGTGGGCGAGTTCGCCGTCCACCTGGCGCTGCGCGACGGCCGCAAGTGCTTCTACACCACCCCCATCAAGGCGCTGTCCAACCAGAAGTACACCGACCTGGTCCGCCGCTACGGAGCCGAGAAGGTCGGCCTGCTCACCGGCGACAACAGCATCAACGGAGAGGCGCCCGTGGTGGTGATGACCACCGAGGTGCTGCGCAACATGCTGTACGCGGGCTCGACCACGCTGTCGGGACTGGCCTACGTGGTCATGGACGAGGTGCACTACCTCGCCGACCGGTTCCGCGGCGCGGTGTGGGAGGAGGTCATCATCCACCTGCCCGAGTCGGTGCAGATGGTGGCGTTGAGCGCGACGGTCAGCAACGCCGAGGAGTTCGGCCAGTGGCTGCAGCAGGTGCGCGGCGACACCTCGGTGATCGTCGACGAGAAACGCCCGGTGCCGCTGTGGCAGCACATGATGGTGGGCACCCGCATCCACGACCTGTTCGTGGAACCCGACGGCGCCGGCCCCGACCAGCCCGACCAGGAGGAGGGAGGGGGGCGCGGCTCCCGCAAACGCCGCCGCAACCGCTCCGCCGCCCAGCGCACGGTGGAGATCGAGGTCGGCGGGGAGCGCCTGCTGGTCAACCCGCGGCTGGTCCGGCTGGCCGAGGAGGACGCCCGCCTCTCCCAACTGGCCTACCAGCGCCGCCACCCGCAGTCGCGGGCGCGCGGCGGCGGACCCCGGCCGCGCAGCAAGTACGCGCCGCCCAGCCGGGTGCAGATCGTGGAGGAGTTGGACCGGGAGGGCCTGCTGCCCGCCATCACCTTCATCTTCAGCCGCGCGGGCTGCGACGACGCCGTGCGCCAGTGCGTGGCCAGCGGCCTGGTGCTGACCACCCCGGACGAGGCCGCCGAGATCCGCGAGTACGCCGAACGCCAGTGCGCCGACATCCCCCCGCCGGACCTGGCGGTGCTCGGCTACTCCGACTGGCTGCGGGCGCTGGAGTGCGGTGTCGCCGCCCACCACGCCGGTCTGCTGCCCACCTTCAAGGAAGTGGTGGAGACGCTGTTCTCCCGCGGCCTGATCCGCGCGGTCTTCGCCACCGAGACCCTGGCGCTGGGCATCAACATGCCGGCCCGCACCGTCGTCATCGAGAAGCTGGACAAGTGGAACGGCGAGACCCACGCCGCACTCACCCCCGGCGAGTACACCCAGCTCACCGGCCGAGCCGGACGCCGCGGCATCGACGTGGAGGGGCACGCGGTCGTGGTGTGGCAGCCGGGCACCGACCCGGAGGCGGTCGCGGGCCTGGCCGGAACCCGCACCTACCCGCTCAACTCCAGCTTCCAGCCGTCCTACAACATGGCGGTCAACCTGGTCGCGCAGGTCGGCCGGGAACGCGGCCGGGCCATGCTGGAGTCCTCCTTCGCCCAGTTCCAGGCCGACCGCTCCGTGGTGGGCCTGGTCCGCAAGCTCCGCAGACAGCAGGAGGCGCTGGAAGGCTACGCCAAGGCCGCCGAGGACCCGCGCGGCGACTTCATGGAGTACGCGGCGCTGCGCCGCCGCCTCAGCGACCTGGAGAACGCCGCGCAACGCAACCGGCGCACCGCGCGCCGCAAGGAGGCCGAGCGCAGCCTGCGCTCCCTCAAACCCGGCGACATCATCCGCATCCCCGCGGGACGCCAGTCCGGCCACGCCGTCGTGCTGGACCCCGGCCTGGACAAGGGCCCGCTGCCCGCGCCGCTGGTGCTGACCGTCAACCGGCAGGTCAAACGGGTCAACGCCAACGACTTCCCGATCCCGGTGGAGCCGGCGGGGCGGCTGCGGTTGCCCAAGTCGTTCTCCGCGCGTTCGGCGCAGTCCCGCCGCGACCTGGCCTCGGCGCTGCGCAGCAAACTGGAGACGCTGCCGACGGCGCCGATCCGGCACCGCACCCGCGACGGGGCGGCCGAGGACCCCGAGATCGCCGAACTGCGCGCGCGCATCCGGGAGCACCCCTGCCACCACAGCGAGGGCCGGGAGGACCGGGCGCGCTGGGCGGAACGCTACTTCCGGCTCAAGAAGGAGACCGACGAGCTGGAACGCCGCATCGAGGGCCGCTCCCACGTCATCGCCCGCACCTTCGACCGGGTCTGCGGGGTGCTGCAGGAACTGGACTACCTGGAGGGCGACACCGTCACCGAGGAGGGGCGGCTGCTCGGCCGCATCTACTCCGAACTGGACCTGCTGGCCGCCGAGGCGCTGCGGCGCGGGGTGTGGGAGCAGTTGACGCCGGAGGAGCTGGCCGCGTGCGTGTCCGCGCTGGTGTACGAGTCGCGGCGGTCCGACGACGTCTTCCCCCGGGTGCCGCCCGGCCCGGTCGAGGAGGGGCTGAGCGTCATGGTGCGACTGTGGGGCGAGCTGCACGACATCGAGCACCGGCACCGCGTGTCGTTCCTGCGGGAACCGGACCTGGGGTTCGTGTGGCCCACCTACCGGTGGGCGCGCGGCGACCGGCTGGACCTCATCCTCAACGAGGCGGGCATGCCCGCGGGCGACTTCGTGCGCTCCACCAAGCAGCTCATCGACCTGCTCGGGCAGATCGCCCAGGCCGCGCCCGCCGACAGCGGGGTGCGCACCACGGCCCGCCAGGCCGCCGACGTGCTGCTGCGCGGCGTGGTCGCCTACTCCTCGGTGGGCTGA
- a CDS encoding diacylglycerol/lipid kinase family protein, with protein MPTVALLVNPAAGRRRAAVAAAALLDRLRARGAEVRVAAGESASDSARLAERLVAERPDALVTVGGDGLVHLALQALVGTDVPLGVVGAGTGNDIARELGLPRAPDAAARAVLAGHTRRIDTAAAAGRHYLSVLACGFDSRVNERVNGFRVRTGRLDYVAGVLAELGSFTPLHYTLDVDGRRLEAEGMLVAVGNTRCYGGGMRVCPDARPDDGLLDVVLVRRVGRARFLRLFPRVFTGSHTGLPEVTVLRGRRVAVAVDGAVDVVAHADGERLAAPPLVCEAVPGSVRVLAAGPGR; from the coding sequence GTGCCGACCGTCGCCCTGCTGGTCAACCCCGCCGCCGGACGCCGCCGAGCGGCCGTGGCCGCGGCCGCGCTGCTCGACCGGCTGCGCGCCCGGGGCGCCGAGGTGCGCGTGGCCGCGGGAGAGTCGGCCTCCGACAGCGCCCGCCTGGCCGAGCGGCTCGTCGCCGAACGCCCCGACGCGCTCGTCACCGTCGGCGGTGACGGCCTGGTCCACCTGGCGCTGCAGGCGCTGGTGGGCACCGACGTCCCGCTGGGGGTGGTCGGCGCGGGAACCGGCAACGACATCGCCCGGGAACTGGGCCTGCCGCGCGCGCCGGACGCGGCCGCCCGGGCCGTCCTGGCCGGACACACCAGGCGGATCGACACCGCCGCGGCAGCGGGCCGCCACTACCTGAGCGTGCTCGCCTGCGGGTTCGACTCCCGCGTCAACGAGCGGGTCAACGGCTTCCGGGTGCGCACCGGCCGCCTCGACTACGTCGCCGGGGTCCTCGCCGAACTGGGCTCCTTCACCCCGCTCCACTACACCCTGGACGTGGACGGGCGGCGGCTGGAGGCCGAGGGGATGCTCGTCGCGGTCGGCAACACCCGCTGCTACGGCGGCGGCATGCGCGTCTGCCCCGACGCCCGCCCCGACGACGGCCTCCTCGACGTGGTCCTGGTCCGCAGGGTGGGACGGGCCCGCTTCCTGCGCCTGTTCCCCCGGGTCTTCACCGGCTCGCACACGGGACTGCCCGAGGTCACCGTGCTGCGCGGCCGCCGCGTCGCCGTCGCGGTGGACGGCGCCGTCGACGTGGTCGCCCACGCCGACGGCGAACGCCTCGCCGCGCCGCCCCTGGTCTGCGAGGCCGTCCCCGGCTCGGTGCGGGTGCTGGCGGCCGGCCCCGGCCGCTGA
- a CDS encoding DUF397 domain-containing protein, with translation MNEQQPSSDTSRRDLPPEARGNEKWHDTTNAVWMRSSLSREDSEAIVEVAKFDDGYRAVRDGKNPDKGILFFTPAEWEAFVLGAKDGEFDIPEEYLTPEEIAIQRGEVPVTAVPSPLNNNSAEAD, from the coding sequence ATGAACGAGCAGCAACCCTCTTCCGACACGTCCCGCCGCGACCTTCCGCCCGAGGCCCGGGGCAACGAGAAGTGGCACGACACCACCAACGCGGTGTGGATGCGCTCCTCGCTGTCGCGGGAGGACTCCGAGGCCATCGTGGAGGTCGCCAAGTTCGACGACGGCTACCGCGCGGTCCGCGACGGCAAGAACCCCGACAAGGGCATCCTGTTCTTCACCCCCGCCGAGTGGGAGGCGTTCGTACTCGGCGCCAAGGACGGCGAGTTCGACATCCCCGAGGAGTACCTGACCCCCGAGGAGATCGCCATCCAGCGCGGTGAGGTCCCGGTGACCGCGGTGCCCTCGCCGCTCAACAACAACAGCGCCGAAGCCGACTAG
- the tatC gene encoding twin-arginine translocase subunit TatC: MPLMDHLRELRNRIIKALLFIGAGVAFGFLVFDPVWEFLQRPYCSLPAEVRGGQDCGLNFTGIFDGFNLYFKVALIVGLLVSSPFWLYQLWAFVAPALRGREKRYTYVFVGFAVPLFCAGAVLAYFITAKGMEIMFSFAPEGATALITLQNYLSYIIMMLVVFGAAFLLPLIVVMLNLLGVLPHRIIAKWRRLIIFLAFVFAAIATPGGDPFTMLALGIPVVALFEIAELITFVNDRRRGRDRDPLADLDDDEISPLDDVDSTAGTTPNR; encoded by the coding sequence ATGCCGCTGATGGACCACCTGCGGGAACTGCGCAACCGGATCATCAAGGCGCTGCTGTTCATCGGCGCGGGCGTGGCGTTCGGCTTCCTCGTCTTCGACCCGGTCTGGGAGTTCCTGCAGCGGCCCTACTGCTCGCTGCCCGCCGAGGTGCGCGGCGGGCAGGACTGCGGGCTCAACTTCACCGGCATCTTCGACGGGTTCAACCTGTACTTCAAGGTCGCCCTCATCGTCGGCCTGCTCGTCTCCAGCCCGTTCTGGCTGTACCAGCTGTGGGCGTTCGTCGCCCCCGCGCTGCGCGGCCGTGAGAAGCGCTACACCTACGTGTTCGTGGGGTTCGCGGTCCCGCTGTTCTGCGCGGGCGCGGTGCTGGCCTACTTCATCACCGCCAAGGGCATGGAGATCATGTTCTCCTTCGCCCCCGAGGGCGCCACCGCGCTGATCACCCTGCAGAACTACCTCAGCTACATCATCATGATGCTGGTGGTGTTCGGCGCCGCTTTCCTGCTGCCGCTCATCGTGGTGATGCTGAACCTCCTGGGCGTGCTGCCGCACCGGATCATCGCCAAGTGGCGGCGGCTGATCATCTTCCTGGCCTTCGTGTTCGCCGCGATCGCCACCCCCGGTGGCGATCCGTTCACTATGCTGGCGCTGGGGATTCCGGTGGTCGCGCTGTTCGAGATCGCCGAACTGATCACCTTCGTCAACGACCGGCGCCGCGGCAGGGACCGCGACCCGCTGGCCGACCTCGACGACGACGAGATCTCCCCGCTGGACGACGTCGACAGCACCGCCGGGACCACGCCGAACCGCTAG
- the tatA gene encoding Sec-independent protein translocase subunit TatA, whose amino-acid sequence MSIGPREILVLLVIVLLLFGAKKLPELARSLGRSARILRAEAKGLAEEDGAQQQAPEQTHQAEARQEQPGAQQQANGYPQLPPGQRIVDGSSEHAQRPYGS is encoded by the coding sequence ATGAGCATCGGGCCCAGAGAAATCCTTGTCCTTCTGGTCATCGTGCTGCTGCTGTTCGGCGCCAAGAAGCTGCCCGAACTGGCGCGCTCGCTGGGCCGCAGCGCCCGCATCCTGCGCGCCGAGGCCAAGGGGCTGGCGGAGGAGGACGGAGCCCAGCAGCAGGCCCCGGAGCAGACCCACCAGGCCGAGGCCCGCCAGGAGCAGCCCGGCGCCCAGCAGCAGGCGAACGGCTACCCGCAGCTGCCGCCCGGCCAGCGGATCGTCGACGGCTCCAGCGAGCACGCCCAGCGCCCCTACGGTTCCTGA
- a CDS encoding helix-turn-helix transcriptional regulator: MSQDKTERQLNLVICLLATRRFLSAQEIRATVHGYGDVESDAAFKRMFERDKRELRDAGIPITTGRHDPFSDEDGYRISRDDYELEPIELLPDEAAVLGLAARAWRHAVLGEAAANALLKLRTAGVPVDSAALPAITPVLGADEPAFPPIWQAVRDRRPVTFDYRKPGQDTPTRRELEPWGVANVAGRWYVAGYDRARRARRVFRLSRIVGDVRVHTSGPAVQVPAGVDVRSLVNARPPEPEQVALLEARTDAAHALRRDARRIVAGERSDGTGWDLVEYPYTDEADLAARVAEYGEHVVVREPERARAAVVEHLAAVAAAPVKDEPQEEAPPALRPAAPRRAGTSAEQLRRLLMLVPYALSHDVRVPEVAEHFGLTEKQVLKDLSLLWMCGLPGYTPGDLIDVDVEAAAETGEIIIANADTLAAPLRLTADEAASLVVGLRLLRDLPGVDSAALTRVERKLREVAGTAVELADSVDVRVDADGEAARLRERVGAALESGHRLHLRYLSGYADRVSEREVDPMRLVVQDGHVFLEGWCRLRQDVRLFRLDRILELTVLPVAAEVPAGVRGRDLSGGVLQRSATDTLVTFELEPAARWVAEDYVCSDVRELPGGRLRATLRTPEPGWAVRLALRLGATGRLVAPTGLAERVRELAERALLRYPD; this comes from the coding sequence ATGTCGCAGGACAAGACCGAACGGCAGCTCAACCTGGTGATCTGCCTGCTGGCCACCAGACGCTTCCTCAGCGCCCAGGAGATCCGGGCGACCGTGCACGGCTACGGCGACGTCGAGAGCGACGCGGCCTTCAAGCGCATGTTCGAACGCGACAAGAGGGAACTGCGCGACGCCGGCATCCCGATCACCACCGGACGCCACGACCCGTTCAGCGACGAGGACGGCTACCGCATCTCCCGCGACGACTACGAACTGGAGCCCATCGAGCTCCTCCCCGACGAGGCCGCGGTGCTGGGCCTGGCCGCCCGCGCCTGGCGGCACGCCGTACTGGGCGAGGCCGCCGCCAACGCCCTGCTGAAACTGCGCACCGCCGGGGTGCCCGTGGACTCCGCGGCGCTGCCCGCCATCACCCCGGTACTGGGCGCCGACGAGCCCGCGTTCCCCCCGATCTGGCAGGCGGTCCGGGACCGCCGCCCGGTCACCTTCGACTACCGCAAACCCGGACAGGACACGCCGACACGCCGGGAACTGGAACCGTGGGGCGTGGCCAACGTCGCGGGACGCTGGTACGTCGCGGGCTACGACCGCGCCCGCCGCGCCCGCCGGGTCTTCCGGCTCAGCCGCATCGTCGGCGACGTGCGGGTGCACACCAGCGGCCCGGCCGTGCAGGTGCCCGCCGGAGTGGACGTGCGCTCCCTGGTCAACGCGCGCCCCCCGGAACCCGAACAGGTGGCGCTGCTGGAGGCGCGCACCGACGCCGCGCACGCGCTGCGCCGCGACGCCCGCCGCATCGTCGCGGGGGAGCGCTCCGACGGGACCGGCTGGGACCTGGTGGAGTACCCCTACACCGACGAGGCGGACCTGGCCGCGCGGGTCGCCGAGTACGGCGAGCACGTGGTGGTGCGCGAACCCGAACGGGCCCGCGCCGCCGTCGTGGAGCACCTGGCCGCGGTCGCCGCCGCGCCCGTCAAGGACGAACCGCAGGAGGAGGCGCCGCCCGCCCTGCGCCCCGCGGCGCCGCGCCGGGCCGGCACCTCCGCCGAGCAGCTGCGACGCCTGCTCATGCTGGTGCCCTACGCGCTCAGCCACGACGTGCGGGTCCCCGAGGTCGCCGAGCACTTCGGCCTGACCGAGAAGCAGGTCCTCAAGGACCTGAGCCTGCTGTGGATGTGCGGACTGCCCGGCTACACCCCCGGCGACCTGATCGACGTGGACGTGGAGGCCGCCGCCGAGACCGGGGAGATCATCATCGCCAACGCCGACACCCTCGCCGCACCGCTGCGGCTGACCGCCGACGAGGCCGCCAGCCTGGTGGTCGGACTGCGGCTGCTGCGCGACCTGCCCGGGGTGGACAGCGCCGCCCTGACCCGCGTGGAACGGAAGCTGCGCGAGGTCGCGGGCACCGCCGTGGAACTCGCCGACTCCGTGGACGTGCGCGTCGACGCCGACGGGGAGGCCGCCCGGCTGCGCGAGCGGGTCGGCGCGGCCCTGGAGTCCGGCCACCGGCTCCACCTGCGCTACCTGTCCGGCTACGCCGACCGGGTCAGCGAACGCGAGGTCGACCCGATGCGACTGGTCGTGCAGGACGGGCACGTCTTCCTGGAGGGCTGGTGCCGGCTGCGCCAGGACGTGCGGCTGTTCCGCCTGGACCGGATCCTGGAGCTGACCGTGCTGCCGGTGGCCGCCGAGGTCCCCGCCGGGGTGCGCGGACGCGACCTGAGCGGCGGGGTGCTGCAGCGCTCCGCCACCGACACCCTCGTCACCTTCGAACTGGAGCCCGCGGCGCGCTGGGTCGCCGAGGACTACGTCTGCTCGGACGTGCGGGAACTGCCGGGCGGACGGCTGCGGGCCACCCTGCGCACCCCCGAGCCCGGCTGGGCGGTGCGGCTGGCCCTGCGGCTGGGCGCCACCGGGCGCCTGGTCGCCCCCACCGGGCTGGCCGAGCGGGTCCGCGAACTGGCCGAGCGGGCGCTGCTGCGGTACCCGGACTGA
- a CDS encoding DUF3866 family protein, whose translation MIRWRDGRVRGLGRSWPGVVELDVELAGDGGGCRALAYPALVGRPLPGDRVLLNTTALALGLGTGGYALVVAVPDRLPPDPEGPGHLVKARYTPMQATVLGADEQDSEHHALLRDADGVAAMPVVTADLHSALPAVVAGVLAERPEARVAYVMLDGGALPLWFSRTVARLREAGALVGSVTVGQAFGGDVEAVTVHTGLLAARHVLGADVAVVAQGPGNLGTGTPWGFSGVAVGEAVNAAAVLRGRPVGSLRVSQADPRRRHRGVSHHSLTAYGRVALARADVVVPLLDGEFGALVRAEAAVLGERHTLVEVEVAGLLEALEAVPVRLSTMGRGLAEDTAAFLAAAAAGRHAARLLE comes from the coding sequence GTGATCAGATGGCGTGACGGACGGGTCCGCGGCCTGGGCCGGTCCTGGCCCGGCGTGGTGGAGTTGGACGTGGAGCTGGCCGGGGACGGGGGCGGCTGCCGGGCGCTGGCCTATCCGGCGCTGGTGGGCCGTCCGCTGCCGGGCGACCGGGTGCTGCTGAACACCACGGCGCTGGCCCTGGGGCTGGGTACGGGCGGCTACGCGCTGGTGGTGGCCGTCCCCGACCGCCTGCCGCCCGACCCCGAGGGCCCCGGGCACCTGGTCAAGGCCCGCTACACCCCGATGCAGGCCACCGTGCTGGGCGCCGACGAGCAGGACTCGGAGCACCACGCGCTGCTGCGCGACGCCGACGGGGTGGCGGCCATGCCCGTGGTGACCGCCGACCTGCACTCGGCGCTCCCGGCGGTGGTGGCGGGGGTGCTGGCGGAGCGGCCGGAGGCGCGGGTGGCCTACGTGATGCTGGACGGCGGGGCGCTGCCGCTGTGGTTCTCCCGGACGGTGGCGCGGCTGCGGGAGGCCGGGGCCCTGGTGGGGTCGGTCACGGTGGGGCAGGCGTTCGGCGGCGACGTGGAGGCGGTGACGGTGCACACCGGGCTGCTGGCGGCCCGGCACGTGCTGGGCGCCGACGTCGCCGTGGTCGCGCAGGGGCCGGGCAATCTGGGCACGGGCACCCCGTGGGGGTTCTCGGGGGTGGCCGTGGGGGAGGCGGTCAACGCGGCCGCGGTGCTGCGGGGGCGTCCGGTGGGGTCGCTGCGGGTGAGCCAGGCCGATCCGCGCAGGCGGCACCGGGGGGTGTCGCACCACAGCCTGACCGCCTACGGACGGGTGGCGCTGGCCCGCGCCGACGTGGTCGTGCCGCTGCTCGACGGGGAGTTCGGCGCGCTGGTGCGCGCCGAGGCCGCCGTGCTGGGCGAGCGGCACACGCTGGTGGAGGTGGAGGTGGCGGGCCTGCTGGAGGCGCTGGAGGCGGTCCCGGTGCGGCTGTCCACCATGGGGCGCGGCCTGGCCGAGGACACGGCGGCGTTCCTGGCGGCGGCGGCCGCGGGACGCCACGCGGCGCGGCTGCTGGAGTGA
- a CDS encoding FKBP-type peptidyl-prolyl cis-trans isomerase — protein sequence MRRRAAVALAVPLSALMLGASGCGVIPEDWQTPALMRTEQEYDSRLPVVSGAVGEEPEISFPDTAPPTERISGVAHRGEDDSVLIRNSDLLVTHIVEYRWTDKGEGEQTSSTYEHDAPTLLPLAQMPEDLSEALINQSVGSRVVFLFPPPSEEERSQYEMMGQEAPEGASVSVVDIVARHGKGDVVTGEQATDGGDGLPTVIDHGRTIPEITIPEDTEAPEELQAVPLIEGDGPEVTEGQQIVVQYTGVRWEDGKVFDSTWNTGLEERAAAENEDTDGDPLSFQIGVGGVIKGWDEGLVGQRVGSRVLLVIPEDKAYGKDAEANGQPAGTLVFVVDLLGAYNSAPEEEPEDAPEEEAAAEDSEEDAPEEESGE from the coding sequence ATGCGTCGACGTGCGGCTGTGGCCCTTGCGGTGCCGTTGAGCGCCCTGATGCTGGGGGCGTCCGGGTGCGGGGTCATTCCCGAGGACTGGCAGACCCCCGCCCTGATGCGGACCGAGCAGGAGTACGACAGCCGCCTCCCGGTCGTCAGCGGAGCCGTCGGCGAGGAACCCGAGATCTCCTTCCCCGACACCGCCCCGCCCACCGAGCGGATCTCCGGCGTCGCCCACCGGGGCGAGGACGACAGCGTGCTGATCCGCAACAGCGACCTGCTGGTCACGCACATCGTGGAGTACCGGTGGACCGACAAGGGCGAGGGGGAGCAGACCAGCTCCACCTACGAGCACGACGCCCCCACGCTGCTGCCCCTGGCGCAGATGCCCGAGGACCTGTCGGAAGCCCTGATCAACCAGTCGGTCGGCTCCCGGGTGGTGTTCCTCTTCCCGCCGCCCAGCGAGGAGGAGCGCTCCCAGTACGAGATGATGGGCCAGGAGGCGCCCGAGGGCGCCTCGGTGTCGGTGGTCGACATCGTCGCCCGCCACGGCAAGGGCGACGTCGTCACGGGCGAGCAGGCCACCGACGGCGGCGACGGGCTGCCGACCGTGATCGACCACGGCCGGACCATTCCCGAGATCACCATCCCGGAGGACACCGAGGCCCCCGAGGAACTGCAGGCCGTCCCCCTGATCGAGGGCGACGGACCCGAGGTCACCGAAGGCCAGCAGATCGTCGTCCAGTACACCGGGGTGCGCTGGGAGGACGGGAAGGTCTTCGACTCCACCTGGAACACCGGGCTGGAGGAGCGCGCCGCGGCGGAGAACGAGGACACCGACGGCGACCCGCTCAGCTTCCAGATCGGTGTCGGCGGGGTCATCAAGGGCTGGGACGAGGGCCTGGTCGGCCAGCGGGTCGGCAGCCGCGTCCTGCTGGTCATCCCCGAGGACAAGGCGTACGGCAAGGACGCCGAGGCCAACGGCCAGCCCGCGGGCACCCTGGTCTTCGTAGTGGACCTCCTGGGCGCCTACAACTCCGCCCCCGAGGAGGAGCCGGAGGACGCCCCCGAGGAGGAGGCCGCTGCCGAGGACTCCGAGGAGGACGCCCCCGAGGAGGAGAGCGGGGAGTAA